The following coding sequences lie in one Kribbella sp. NBC_00709 genomic window:
- the mce gene encoding methylmalonyl-CoA epimerase: MDQLFDAIDHVGIAVADFDEAVRYYADMFGMTVAHEEINEEQGVREAMLSVGGSGSSIQLLAPLSDASPIAKFLDQRGPGIQQLAYRVSDLDAVSEVLRERGAKLLYDEPRRGTAGSRVNFLHPKSAGGVLVELVEPPA, encoded by the coding sequence ATGGATCAGCTGTTCGACGCGATCGACCATGTCGGCATCGCGGTCGCCGACTTCGACGAGGCCGTGCGGTACTACGCGGACATGTTCGGCATGACCGTCGCGCACGAGGAGATCAACGAGGAGCAGGGCGTCCGCGAGGCGATGCTCTCGGTCGGCGGCTCGGGTTCCTCGATCCAGCTATTGGCGCCGCTGTCGGACGCGTCGCCGATCGCGAAGTTCCTCGACCAGCGCGGCCCCGGCATCCAGCAGCTGGCCTACCGGGTCAGCGATCTCGACGCGGTCTCCGAGGTACTGCGCGAGCGCGGCGCCAAGCTGCTGTACGACGAACCGCGGCGCGGCACGGCCGGATCGCGAGTGAATTTTCTTCACCCCAAGTCGGCCGGCGGCGTCCTGGTCGAACTCGTTGAGCCACCGGCGTAG
- the ccrA gene encoding crotonyl-CoA carboxylase/reductase, whose product MKQILEAILSGDTAAVGELDVPEHYRGITVHADEATMFEGLDSKEKDPRKSLHLDDVPTPELGPGEALVAVMASAINYNTVWTSIFEPVSTFSFLKRYGKLSPLTARHDLPYHVVGSDLAGVVLRTGPGVNAWKPGDEVVAHCLSVELESPDGHNDTMLDSEQRIWGFETNFGGLAEIALVKSNQLMPKPAHLTWEEAASPGLVNSTAYRQLVSANGANMKQGDVVLIWGASGGLGSYATQFALNGGAIPVCVVSSPEKAEICRAMGASLIIDRSAEGYKFWKDEHTQDQKEWKRFGARIRELTGGDDPDIVFEHPGRETFGASVYVARRGGTIVTCASTSGFMHEYDNRYLWMNLKRIIGSHFANYREAWEANRLIARGMVHPTVSKVYSLEDTAQAAYDVHRNLHQGKVGVLTLAPAEGLGVRDPALREQHADAINRFRNR is encoded by the coding sequence GTGAAGCAGATCCTCGAAGCGATCCTGTCCGGTGACACCGCGGCCGTCGGCGAGCTCGACGTCCCCGAGCACTATCGCGGCATCACCGTCCATGCCGACGAGGCGACCATGTTCGAGGGTCTGGACAGCAAGGAGAAGGATCCGCGCAAGAGCCTGCACCTGGACGACGTACCGACGCCCGAGCTCGGGCCGGGTGAGGCGCTGGTCGCGGTGATGGCGAGCGCGATCAACTACAACACCGTGTGGACCTCGATCTTCGAGCCGGTGTCGACGTTCTCCTTCCTCAAGCGGTACGGGAAGCTGTCGCCGCTGACGGCACGCCACGACCTGCCGTACCACGTGGTCGGCTCCGACCTGGCCGGCGTCGTACTGCGGACCGGGCCCGGGGTGAACGCGTGGAAGCCGGGTGACGAGGTGGTCGCGCACTGCCTCTCGGTCGAGCTGGAGTCGCCGGACGGGCACAACGACACGATGCTCGACTCCGAGCAGCGGATCTGGGGCTTCGAGACGAACTTCGGCGGCCTCGCCGAGATCGCGCTGGTGAAGTCGAACCAGCTGATGCCGAAGCCGGCCCACCTGACCTGGGAGGAAGCGGCGTCGCCGGGGTTGGTGAACAGCACGGCGTACCGGCAGCTGGTGTCGGCGAACGGCGCGAACATGAAGCAGGGCGACGTCGTACTGATCTGGGGTGCGTCCGGCGGGCTGGGGTCGTACGCGACGCAGTTCGCCCTGAACGGCGGCGCGATCCCGGTCTGCGTGGTGTCGTCGCCGGAGAAGGCGGAGATCTGCCGGGCGATGGGGGCGTCGCTGATCATCGACCGGTCCGCGGAGGGGTACAAGTTCTGGAAGGACGAGCACACCCAGGACCAGAAGGAGTGGAAGCGGTTCGGGGCGCGGATCCGCGAGCTGACCGGCGGGGATGATCCGGACATCGTGTTCGAGCACCCGGGCCGGGAGACGTTCGGGGCGTCGGTGTACGTCGCGCGCCGGGGCGGGACGATCGTGACGTGCGCGTCGACGTCGGGATTCATGCACGAGTACGACAACCGGTACCTGTGGATGAACTTGAAGCGAATCATCGGCTCGCACTTCGCCAACTACCGCGAGGCCTGGGAGGCCAACCGGCTGATCGCGCGCGGAATGGTGCATCCGACGGTCAGCAAGGTCTACTCGCTCGAGGACACCGCACAGGCGGCGTACGACGTCCATCGCAACCTGCACCAGGGAAAGGTCGGGGTGCTGACGCTGGCGCCGGCCGAAGGGCTCGGCGTCCGGGATCCGGCCCTGCGCGAGCAGCACGCGGACGCGATTAATCGCTTCCGTAACAGGTAG
- a CDS encoding transposase translates to MPDESSLPFFDRTATAAGGFPVSRRGYDKQAVDDYVRALEMQLVQARNRADELQHSVAPMQHQLEETRRQLEASANPSYAGLGDRAAQILRLAQDQASEALEEAKREAEELRANAAKEASAARATGDREAEDIRSVALNEADSMRRTAEGDAAELRRTAETEAAEVLQAARRKSEQLQLTAESQASTLKNGALHEAEKIRTAIQRESAALRARLADEREQQAKELADKHQQIAADTDSLTTQMKEAAEASERRVSEATEQARKIRSEAEESAERTLSRARREAEQLLTTARTRAEAELANAADEAERSRTVVARETERLAKRRDGILTQIAGLNEIASNIARQAAELDSETAAGPYVNPFARPTTGPTGGTAAADDSSAPTGSPFSSAPGSAIGSPFAADPSDSSYDSAPSFGTGGSGSPESSFDSAAGDNGLSSEPVAPESTNDDNPFPGATPAASQYAPSSSSGASAYDDGDGPFTGSSPFVGIGAGDARVDETRIDTSLRVDPKDAPDLAGKTASKTGGGPADTPATSGLNGSSAITDAPADSASESDAGSKSASGADDSAASDEGDEPKDSTRVDEFRLDDLATGDTRAQTRPAASAKSSGSKSSADEKTDAATSSARSPKDKM, encoded by the coding sequence ATGCCTGACGAGTCGAGCCTGCCGTTCTTCGACCGCACGGCGACCGCGGCCGGGGGCTTCCCGGTCAGCCGTCGTGGGTACGACAAGCAGGCCGTGGACGATTATGTCCGCGCGCTGGAGATGCAACTCGTCCAGGCACGCAACCGCGCCGACGAGCTCCAGCACAGTGTCGCGCCCATGCAGCACCAGCTCGAGGAGACGCGGCGCCAGCTCGAGGCGAGCGCCAACCCGTCGTACGCCGGACTCGGCGACCGGGCCGCCCAGATCCTCCGGCTCGCCCAGGACCAGGCGTCCGAGGCGCTCGAGGAGGCCAAGCGCGAGGCCGAGGAGCTGCGGGCGAACGCGGCCAAGGAGGCCTCCGCCGCCCGCGCGACCGGTGACCGCGAGGCCGAGGACATCCGGTCCGTCGCGCTCAACGAGGCGGACAGCATGCGGCGGACCGCCGAGGGTGACGCGGCCGAGCTCCGGCGGACTGCCGAGACCGAGGCGGCCGAGGTGCTGCAGGCGGCCCGGCGCAAGTCCGAGCAGCTGCAGCTGACGGCCGAGTCGCAGGCGAGCACGCTGAAGAACGGCGCGCTGCACGAGGCGGAGAAGATCCGGACCGCGATCCAGCGCGAGTCGGCGGCGCTGCGGGCGCGGCTGGCGGACGAGCGCGAGCAGCAGGCCAAGGAGCTCGCGGACAAGCACCAGCAGATCGCGGCCGACACCGACAGCCTGACCACCCAGATGAAGGAGGCCGCCGAGGCCTCCGAGCGCCGGGTGTCCGAGGCGACCGAGCAGGCGCGCAAGATCCGCTCCGAGGCCGAGGAGTCGGCCGAGCGCACCCTGTCCCGCGCCCGCCGGGAGGCCGAGCAGCTGCTGACCACCGCGCGGACCCGCGCCGAGGCCGAGCTGGCGAACGCAGCCGACGAGGCGGAGCGGTCCCGGACCGTCGTCGCCCGCGAGACCGAGCGCCTCGCCAAGCGCCGCGACGGCATCCTCACCCAGATCGCCGGCCTGAACGAGATCGCCAGCAACATCGCCCGCCAGGCCGCCGAGCTCGACTCCGAGACTGCCGCAGGGCCCTATGTAAACCCTTTCGCCCGCCCCACCACCGGGCCCACTGGTGGCACCGCCGCAGCTGACGACTCGTCCGCGCCGACCGGCAGCCCCTTCAGCTCCGCACCTGGCTCCGCCATCGGCAGCCCGTTCGCCGCGGACCCGTCGGACAGCTCGTACGACAGCGCCCCCTCGTTCGGCACCGGCGGGTCTGGCTCGCCGGAGAGCTCGTTCGACTCCGCTGCGGGTGACAACGGGCTCAGCTCGGAGCCGGTGGCGCCTGAGTCGACCAATGACGACAACCCGTTCCCAGGGGCGACGCCGGCTGCGAGCCAGTACGCGCCGTCGAGCTCGTCCGGCGCTTCGGCGTACGACGACGGGGACGGACCGTTCACCGGGTCGAGCCCGTTCGTCGGGATCGGCGCCGGCGACGCCCGCGTCGACGAGACCCGGATCGACACCAGCCTGCGGGTCGACCCGAAGGACGCCCCGGACCTGGCCGGCAAGACCGCGAGCAAGACCGGCGGCGGTCCGGCCGACACCCCGGCGACCTCCGGCCTGAACGGCTCCAGCGCGATCACCGATGCCCCGGCCGACTCCGCGAGCGAGTCCGACGCCGGGTCCAAGTCTGCGTCCGGCGCCGACGATTCTGCCGCCTCGGACGAGGGCGACGAGCCGAAGGATTCGACGCGGGTGGACGAGTTCCGGCTCGATGACCTCGCGACCGGGGACACTCGTGCCCAGACGCGGCCGGCCGCCTCGGCGAAGTCCTCCGGGAGCAAGTCGTCCGCCGACGAGAAGACCGATGCGGCTACGTCGAGCGCACGATCCCCGAAGGACAAGATGTGA
- a CDS encoding sensor histidine kinase: MLKDSATDSLHGAPAGFKHDAFVHGTDEEFVLRAVAFVREGLAAGEKTVAVLPPEQLATMRDALGPEHQQVGFIDMTVAGGNPARLIPFWRGILEQHPEQPVRGLAEAVYPGRTAAEYDEVLLHESLSEIAFAADRSFRLCCAYEASVGIDPTAAHSGAEALAEKTFRTALSDVPDRAERWEFGPAELGQVRQWVGGQASSHGVSRDRLEDLTLALHEICTNSIRFGGGRGTLSVWIADGALICDVTDSGRIDNLLVGRVLPPLDGLGGRGVWLANQLCDLVQLRSGDDFTQVRLRARLR; encoded by the coding sequence GTGCTGAAGGACAGCGCCACCGACTCCTTGCACGGTGCGCCGGCCGGGTTCAAGCACGACGCCTTCGTCCATGGAACGGACGAGGAGTTCGTGCTGCGCGCGGTCGCGTTCGTACGCGAAGGGCTGGCGGCGGGGGAAAAGACCGTGGCCGTGCTGCCGCCGGAGCAGCTCGCGACAATGCGCGATGCGCTCGGTCCGGAGCATCAGCAGGTCGGTTTTATCGATATGACCGTTGCCGGGGGCAACCCTGCGCGGCTGATCCCGTTCTGGCGCGGCATCCTCGAGCAGCATCCCGAGCAGCCGGTCCGCGGGCTCGCCGAGGCTGTGTACCCGGGCCGGACCGCGGCGGAGTACGACGAGGTCCTGCTGCACGAGTCGCTGAGCGAGATCGCTTTCGCGGCGGACCGTTCGTTCCGGCTGTGCTGCGCGTACGAGGCGTCGGTCGGCATCGATCCGACGGCGGCCCATTCAGGCGCGGAAGCCCTTGCGGAGAAGACGTTCCGGACCGCGCTGAGCGACGTACCGGATCGTGCCGAGAGGTGGGAGTTCGGTCCGGCCGAGCTCGGGCAGGTGCGGCAATGGGTCGGCGGGCAGGCGTCGTCGCACGGGGTGTCGCGGGACCGGCTCGAGGACCTGACGCTGGCGCTGCACGAGATCTGCACGAACAGCATCCGGTTCGGTGGCGGCCGCGGGACGTTGTCGGTGTGGATCGCGGACGGTGCGCTGATCTGCGACGTGACCGACAGCGGCCGGATCGACAACCTGCTGGTCGGGCGCGTGCTGCCGCCGCTGGACGGGCTCGGCGGGCGCGGCGTCTGGCTGGCGAACCAGCTGTGCGACCTGGTCCAGCTGCGATCCGGCGACGACTTCACCCAGGTGCGGCTGCGGGCCCGCCTGCGATAA